One Pseudomonadota bacterium DNA window includes the following coding sequences:
- a CDS encoding methyltransferase domain-containing protein, protein MASDYVHGYDAQAHARLRDQAGALAALLHPPSDPTFAPGSHVLEIGCGVGAQTAQLISRHPGIRITALDVDERSVGVARAWAADAGLPNVTFDTGDIFALPHAEDTFDHAFVCFVLEHLSDPIGALRVLSKVLKPGATITVIEGDHGSAQFHPDDADARAAIECQVTLQARAGGDATLGRQLYPLLHRAGLQAITVSPRLVYVDGDNPALAESFTRNTFTAMVAAVRDRALAAALIEEERFDAGVRALRRTAEPDGVFCYTFFKATATVPPRAPTA, encoded by the coding sequence ATGGCCAGCGACTACGTACACGGCTACGACGCCCAGGCGCACGCCCGGCTGCGCGACCAGGCCGGCGCCCTCGCCGCCCTGCTCCACCCGCCGAGCGACCCCACCTTTGCCCCCGGCAGCCACGTACTGGAGATCGGCTGTGGCGTGGGCGCCCAAACCGCCCAGCTGATCTCCCGCCATCCGGGCATCCGCATCACGGCCCTCGACGTCGACGAGCGCTCCGTGGGCGTGGCCCGCGCTTGGGCGGCGGACGCGGGATTGCCCAACGTGACCTTCGATACCGGCGACATCTTCGCCCTGCCCCACGCCGAGGACACCTTCGACCACGCGTTCGTCTGCTTCGTCCTCGAACACCTATCCGATCCAATCGGTGCTCTGCGTGTCCTGTCGAAGGTGCTGAAACCCGGCGCCACGATCACGGTGATCGAGGGCGACCACGGCTCAGCCCAGTTCCACCCGGACGATGCCGATGCGCGTGCCGCCATCGAGTGCCAGGTGACCCTGCAGGCGCGAGCCGGCGGCGACGCCACGCTCGGCCGCCAGCTGTACCCGCTCCTGCATCGGGCCGGTCTGCAGGCGATAACGGTGTCGCCCCGCCTGGTCTACGTCGATGGTGACAACCCCGCGCTGGCGGAGAGCTTCACCCGCAACACCTTCACGGCCATGGTGGCGGCGGTGCGCGACCGCGCCCTCGCCGCCGCTCTGATCGAGGAGGAACGCTTCGATGCTGGGGTGCGCGCCCTGCGGCGCACGGCCGAACCGGACGGTGTGTTCTGCTACACCTTCTTCAAGGCGACGGCGACGGTGCCACCTCGCGCACCCACCGCGTGA
- a CDS encoding adenylate kinase, whose product MADGQALSAPLRRIHVIGSSNAGKSTLGAELSEALDMPLVELDALNWLPGWIGLNATDPAAFEQRIAAAVAGERWVVAGSYTQFSQRMFWDRLDTVVWLDLPMPQLIWRMLRRSWRRWRTGELLWGTCREQFWPQLMVWRGEQSLLWWIVTQHGRKRRQMLSFMADPRWAHIRFVQLRSGREITRWVREVAPSPSP is encoded by the coding sequence ATGGCTGATGGGCAGGCGCTGAGTGCGCCTCTTCGACGCATCCACGTGATCGGCAGCAGCAATGCCGGCAAGAGCACGCTCGGGGCTGAGCTCTCCGAGGCTCTGGACATGCCCCTCGTCGAGCTCGACGCGCTCAATTGGCTACCGGGCTGGATAGGGTTGAACGCCACCGACCCGGCAGCCTTCGAACAACGCATCGCAGCGGCGGTGGCGGGAGAACGCTGGGTGGTAGCCGGGTCCTACACCCAGTTCAGCCAACGGATGTTCTGGGATCGCCTGGATACGGTGGTGTGGCTGGACCTGCCGATGCCTCAGCTCATCTGGCGCATGCTGCGCCGGTCCTGGCGCCGCTGGCGCACGGGCGAACTGCTGTGGGGCACTTGCCGGGAGCAGTTCTGGCCCCAGCTCATGGTATGGCGCGGTGAGCAGTCGCTCCTGTGGTGGATCGTCACCCAACACGGCCGTAAGCGCCGGCAGATGTTGAGCTTCATGGCCGATCCACGTTGGGCGCACATCCGCTTTGTGCAACTTCGCTCGGGTCGAGAGATCACGCGGTGGGTGCGCGAGGTGGCACCGTCGCCGTCGCCTTGA
- a CDS encoding helix-turn-helix domain-containing protein has translation MSDSERDSADRRVRRTEQAIFSAFRDLVLSRPYDDIRVADIVEGAGIGRSTFYEHYRNKDEVLTHSITWLFEALADAAVGAPDHQRLTFVVEHFDAQRHLARALFRDRPLRLLTDRLSQLIEARSREPLEARALAAAQLEVLCTWLCARLAVTREQALEALTLPLRHR, from the coding sequence ATGAGCGATAGCGAGCGAGACAGTGCCGACCGCCGCGTGCGCCGCACAGAGCAGGCGATCTTCAGCGCCTTTCGCGATCTCGTGCTCTCGCGGCCCTACGATGACATTCGGGTTGCGGACATCGTCGAGGGCGCCGGTATCGGCCGCTCCACCTTCTACGAACACTACCGCAATAAGGACGAGGTGCTCACCCACAGCATCACCTGGCTCTTCGAAGCCCTGGCTGACGCGGCCGTCGGCGCGCCAGACCACCAACGGCTGACCTTCGTGGTGGAGCACTTCGACGCCCAGCGCCACCTCGCCCGCGCCCTGTTCCGCGACCGTCCCCTGCGCTTGCTCACCGATCGCCTATCGCAGTTGATCGAGGCGCGCTCGCGCGAGCCGCTCGAGGCGCGCGCCCTGGCCGCTGCCCAACTGGAGGTGCTTTGCACGTGGCTCTGCGCTCGCCTGGCGGTGACGCGTGAGCAGGCGCTGGAGGCCCTCACGCTGCCCCTTCGCCATCGCTAA
- a CDS encoding AraC family transcriptional regulator has translation MHEFRVRRLPELGLETVRARSARRFDRHTHEQFGIGIVTEGAQRSASCAGVVEAQQGDVITVHPGEVHDGASLGSQARAWHMLYLDPAVVGDITLDRTEGAGGDYEFRSPVVRSTQLFGQCRQLLTHTAAAPTPDALESLLITVLGDASRRADPPRATPSAKASAGITRALTLMRDAPGAPITLAELASEADLSRYQLIRGVRAATGLTPHAYLVQCRVHLARRLIRDGMPLIDTAQACGFTDQSHLNRAFARRFGLTPGAYAAAAAATT, from the coding sequence GTGCACGAGTTCCGCGTTCGTCGCCTTCCCGAGCTTGGCCTCGAAACGGTCCGTGCGCGCAGCGCGCGGCGCTTCGATCGCCACACCCATGAGCAATTCGGAATCGGCATCGTGACCGAGGGCGCCCAACGCTCCGCCAGTTGCGCCGGCGTGGTGGAGGCGCAGCAGGGCGATGTGATCACCGTGCACCCGGGCGAGGTACACGATGGCGCCTCCCTGGGGTCGCAAGCACGCGCCTGGCACATGCTCTACCTGGATCCTGCTGTCGTCGGCGACATCACCCTAGATCGCACAGAGGGTGCGGGCGGGGACTACGAGTTTCGCTCGCCCGTGGTGCGCTCAACGCAGCTCTTTGGGCAATGCCGTCAGCTGCTGACGCACACCGCCGCGGCGCCAACACCCGACGCACTCGAATCGCTGCTGATCACCGTGCTCGGCGATGCCAGTCGACGCGCCGACCCGCCGCGCGCAACACCTAGCGCTAAGGCCTCCGCCGGCATCACCCGAGCGTTGACCCTCATGCGCGACGCACCCGGTGCGCCGATCACCCTAGCTGAGCTCGCCAGCGAGGCGGACCTCAGTCGCTACCAGCTGATTCGGGGCGTGCGCGCCGCGACCGGCCTCACGCCCCACGCTTACCTCGTGCAGTGTCGTGTGCACCTGGCGCGCCGACTGATCCGCGATGGCATGCCCCTCATCGATACCGCACAGGCCTGCGGCTTCACCGATCAGAGCCATCTGAACCGCGCCTTCGCACGCCGCTTCGGCCTCACCCCCGGTGCCTACGCCGCCGCTGCCGCCGCGACTACCTAG
- a CDS encoding M48 family metallopeptidase produces the protein MQHVPRQPDVEVNVSKTHPLVEAGTLAVGLSLLFLLGTLGLLFAVDLAVTFVSPAVEARLFSSWKPHDAKALDEEEDPRLETVRAITARLAKQWPEAPYDFQVGVLEMEAPNALAAPGGHIFVTTGLLDEVTSENELAFVLGHEIGHFSNRDHLRVLGRVLVLQLAIAAMGNGSGGLGWSIATLTDRGFGRRQEQRADAFGLELVHGAYGHVTDATRFFERIRERDGEGGLLDKYAATHPLPQRRIEALVALADAAGYARDREVIALPWLGTGEDD, from the coding sequence ATGCAGCACGTCCCCCGGCAACCGGACGTCGAGGTCAACGTCAGCAAGACCCATCCCCTGGTGGAAGCGGGCACGCTCGCCGTGGGGCTGTCGCTGTTGTTTCTCCTCGGGACGCTCGGGTTGCTCTTCGCCGTTGACCTGGCGGTGACCTTCGTCTCGCCGGCGGTGGAGGCGCGCCTGTTCTCGTCTTGGAAACCTCACGACGCCAAGGCGCTGGATGAGGAAGAAGATCCTCGCCTGGAAACCGTTCGCGCGATCACCGCGCGCCTGGCCAAGCAATGGCCCGAAGCCCCCTACGACTTCCAGGTGGGTGTGCTGGAGATGGAGGCGCCGAACGCACTCGCGGCCCCGGGCGGCCACATCTTCGTGACCACGGGCCTGCTGGATGAGGTGACCTCCGAGAACGAGCTAGCGTTCGTGTTGGGTCACGAGATCGGGCACTTCAGCAATCGCGATCACCTGCGCGTGCTGGGGCGGGTGCTGGTGCTGCAGTTGGCGATCGCCGCCATGGGCAACGGGTCGGGCGGATTGGGGTGGAGTATCGCCACCCTCACCGATCGCGGTTTCGGCCGACGCCAGGAGCAGCGGGCGGACGCGTTCGGCCTCGAACTCGTGCATGGCGCCTACGGGCACGTCACCGATGCGACGCGGTTCTTCGAGCGGATCCGCGAGCGCGATGGAGAAGGGGGGCTATTGGACAAGTACGCGGCCACCCACCCGCTGCCCCAGCGGCGCATCGAGGCGCTCGTGGCGCTCGCCGATGCGGCGGGTTACGCCCGTGATCGTGAGGTCATCGCCTTGCCGTGGCTCGGGACTGGCGAGGACGATTAG